CTCCCTCTCTCAcgtgacccccccacccccctctctcacattctccctctctcacccccccctccctctccagttgcccccactccctctctcacgttctccctctctcacccccccactCCCTCATGTTTTTCTcacgttctccctctctcacccccccactccctctctcacgttctccctctctcaccccccactccctctctccactccgttctccctctctccccccacaccctctctcacgttctccctctctcacccacccccccactccctctctcacccccactcccctctctcaccccctctcacgttcccctctcacccccactccccctctcaccccccacctcaccccctcatgttctccctctctcaccccccactccctctctcttagaGAAAAAGGGatccccccactcccctctctcaccccctctcacccctctccctctctcaccccccccactccctctctcacccccccccactccctctctcaccccccccccactccctctctcaccccactccctctctcacacccccctctctctcaccccccactccctctctcacccccactccctctctcacccccctccctctctcaccccctccctctctctcacccccactccctctctcacccctctccccctcaccccccccactccctctcaccctcacccaccccctccacccctcctccaccccctctctcacacccccactccctctctcacccccactccctctctcaccccctccaccccccacgttctccctctctcaccccccactccctctctcatccctctctcaccccccactccctctctcaccccccactccctctctcacccccctccctctctcaccccccccccactccctctctcaccccccactccctctctcacccccctccctctctcaccccccactccctctctcacccccactccctctctcacccactccctctctcacccccccactccctctctcaccccccactccctctcaccccccccccccctcacccccactcccctctcaccccccactcccctctctcaccccccaccccctctctctcaccccccactccctctctcaccccccactccctctctcaccccccactccctctctcactctcaccccccctcccctctcaccccccaccccctcaccccccactccttctctcacccccactccctctctcacccccactcctctctcacccccactcccccccactccctctctcaccccccactccctctctcacccacccctccactccctctctcaccccccactccctctctcacccccactccccctctctcaccccccactccctctctcacccccactccctctctcaccccccactccctctctcacccccactccctctctcacccccactccctctctcaccccccactccttctctcaccccccactctctcaccccccactccctctctcaccccccactccctctctcaccccccactccctctctcacccccactccctctctcaccccccactccctctctcaccccccactccctctctcacccactccccctccacccccccctctctcacccccactcccctctctcacccccacccccactccctcacGTTCTCCCCCCCTCTACCCACTGATTGCAGGCCCATCATATCTCATTCTGTCAGGTGTGCTGGTGTAGTGAAGCCCCCCCAGAGGGGGATCCTGCCGTGTCGTACTCTCCAACTTGCTTGCAATGTTGACTGAGCGGAGCACTAATTTGTAATGAGATCAGAACTCCCACATGTAACCCACCTCCAGACTTCACTTCTCCCCAATCCAGCTCAGCTATTCATCAAAAAACTGCTCTTATTTTCCCCCTCGTGTTAGTTCCCTCTCCTATATTCTCTAGTCACAGCAGGGGGCCTGGCAGGGACGTGAGGTGGGATGCTGAATGCTACTTTAACTTCAGAGGCTTTTGTTTTGTGCATCTCTATGCTAAAGGGAATGAACTACTTTAAACTAAGTAAACAGTTCTTGTGTTTCCCAACATGGGAATGTCATCTTTTCCACACCCGAATCCCTCTAGTTACACAATCATTTGATAATGCGGTCAAATACCCTGGAATTTCCACTTGTTTCCCGAGAATCCCGAATACCCCAAAGGCCTAGAATTCCAAACTGGAATTCTTGAACCATGACTACTACACTGATACTTGACAGGGGTGGGTGTGACTGGACActgagagacaataagaagagTAATTGTCCCAGAGTAACTCTTCAAAGACCTGAAGGGATGGAAAAAGCTATTAGTCTCACCTTTTGACCTGCACCTGTCAAAATGACTCAGAGTGGAGGGAAAATAGAAAAAGGGgcctctcttctccccatctcAGTTACctggcacaaaatggctgccttGTTGCCTCAATGTCTCTCTCAAAATTCAGCCAGGGGTGGAAACAAAGAAGCGGTTGGCTCTACTGTTAATTTGAATTTCACTGTCCCCACTGTCTCTGTTTAAAGGATGTGTTATGACCCCGTCAATGGACATAAGAGTGTAGGGATCACTCTGAATCACTATCGGACCCTCTTTAACTCAAATCACATTACCAGGATCTGTTTTGGAAAAGCAAtgaccctctgctgtttccacagTCAGATTGAATTTCAATGTACAGGCCAGACAGTGGAGTCTAATGTTTGGAATACTGAAGTGGTTTGTTTATCTGGTATGTAACGGGGAATAGAGTTATGCAGGCGGGGGTATGGATGGTGAGGTCATGGTCGGCCAACAGAAATCCATACGTTCACTGTCCCCTGGAGCTGGAATGCATTTCCCGTTGCCTGGCTGCAGTGCAGTAGAATAACACGGCGAGGTCAGACCTCTTTACACGACAGGTATTTCTGATTACACGGATGCAGAtgaatgtttttttctctctggaGATGATTATGTTCCAAGGTGCGCTTCAATCCAGGTCTCTGGTCTGGACCCCAACATAATCCTTTAGGTCTGGAATGTTAGCGACGATCCGGTTAAGCGCCAACGATAATGTCCCCAATATATCAAAACCGCCGTCAATATCAACATTCACAGCAGTGATTTGTGATGACACACAAAGTACCCCTGATTCTCCATTGTCTTTAATCCCCCATAGAGTATATTTCTACTATATATTTCACAGGTGTGCGCTTCACAATTCACTGCAGTCTTTGACAAAACTTCAAGTGGTCTGTAGAATGCTTACGGAGATCTTATGTGGTCACTGTTGATCCTTCAAGGCTTCCATAGTTCATCTCATGTTGAGTAGAGCTAGCAAAACCAGATTTGATCATGCTAACATggtcagtcatcagtcattttTTATGTTTTTGTATGACATCACTGTATTGATATTTTCATGAAGTGGTTTTCCTCTGTTGTGTTTTGCAGGAAGTTCTACTACATCACCCTGCTGAGGGACCCTGTGTCACGCTACCTGAGTGAGTGGCGCCACGTGCAGCGCGGCGCCACCTGGAAGACGTCCCTCCACATGTGCGACGGGCGCACACCTACGCCCGAGGAGCTGCCGCCCTGCTACGAGGGTACAGACTGGTCAGGCTGCACCCTGCAGCAGTTCATGGACTGCCCCTACAACCTGGCCAACAACCGGCAGGTGCGCATGCTCGCCGACCTCAGCCTGGTGGGCTGCTACAACCTCTCCACGGTGCCCGATAAGCGGCGCTCGCAACTTCTCCTCGAGTCGGCCAAGAAGAACCTGCGCGACATGGCCTTCTTCGGTCTGACGGAGTATCAGCGCAAGACGCAGTTCCTGTTCGAGCGCACCTTCCGACTGCGCTTCATCCGGCCTTTTGTGCAGTACAACAGCACGCGGGCGGCGGGAGTGGACTTGGACAACGACACGGTGGCGCGCATCGAGGAGCTCAACGACCTGGACATGCAGCTGTACGACTACGCCCGCGACCTGTTCCAGCAGCGCTACCAGTACACTCGGCAGCTGGAGAGACGGGCGCACCGCTTGGCACTTCGGAGTCACGGGCTGGACCCCCGTGATTTACTCAGAGAGGAGGGTGGTGTGGGGGGCGAGGGGACAGCCAGGCTGCCCACAGAGGACTACATGAACCACATAATTAACAGGTGGTAGCCCCTATCCCATCCCACCCCAACCACCCACTTTCCTGATCTCCCCATTGTCTGGTATGGTGAGGTTGCATCAGAGTGAATGTTTAGGAAAGGTGAGATTTGGCACTTTTGGCTCGAGAGGAAGAAAGTTGCAGAGGATTGGGTGCTGCAGTGGCTTACCTACAGACTTTGCATGATGCGAGCTGTGGGTTGCAAACCAGATGATATCACTTCCCGCTACTGGATGACATAGTCCTTCTGATCTTCTTGGACTATGTGGAGAGGTCAGATCTTTGATTGGAAGCCCATGATAAACCTGAGTCACGGGGCTTTGTGATTGGAAGCCCATGATAAACCTGAGTCACGGGGCTTTGTGATTGGAAGCCCATGATAAACCTGAGTCACGGGGCTTTGTGATTGGAAGCCCATGATAAACCTGAGTCATGGGGATTTGTGATTGGAAGCCCATGATAAACCTGAGTCATTTGTGATTGGACGCCCAAGATAAACCTGAGTCACGGGGCTTTGTGATTGGAAGCCCATGATAAACCTGAGTCATGGGGATTTGTGATTGGAAGCCCATGATAAACCTGAGTCACGGGGCTTTGTGATTGGAAGCCCATGATTAACCTGAGTCGTGGGGATTTGTGATTGGAAGCCCATGATAAACCTGAGTCACCCTCTG
The window above is part of the Oncorhynchus masou masou isolate Uvic2021 chromosome 30, UVic_Omas_1.1, whole genome shotgun sequence genome. Proteins encoded here:
- the hs6st1b gene encoding heparan-sulfate 6-O-sulfotransferase 1-B, with the translated sequence MNGTGGNMVERTSKFLFIVVGSVFFMLILYQYVAPGVMNFGSPQGYLAEDNMDIFPTPDPHYVKKYYFPVRDLERTVDFEIKGEDVIVFLHIQKTGGTTFGRHLVQNVRLEVPCDCRPGQKKCTCYRPNRKETWLFSRFSTGWSCGLHADWTELTNCVPGVLNKRENKSKKLRKFYYITLLRDPVSRYLSEWRHVQRGATWKTSLHMCDGRTPTPEELPPCYEGTDWSGCTLQQFMDCPYNLANNRQVRMLADLSLVGCYNLSTVPDKRRSQLLLESAKKNLRDMAFFGLTEYQRKTQFLFERTFRLRFIRPFVQYNSTRAAGVDLDNDTVARIEELNDLDMQLYDYARDLFQQRYQYTRQLERRAHRLALRSHGLDPRDLLREEGGVGGEGTARLPTEDYMNHIINRW